One Brassica napus cultivar Da-Ae chromosome C2, Da-Ae, whole genome shotgun sequence DNA window includes the following coding sequences:
- the BNAANNG01200D gene encoding uncharacterized protein BNAANNG01200D: protein MVPDLATERSDPPSPKRQKTDEETTCYDGRPEDFDSDECTDEDMQLFDQELDMIGGGFEIDFKKFRYCFGWRPLDLDDSTMVDEPETNRDFIATLVNLALTKYNADKGTSLELGKILIANFHPSCAVTFYISFQVNDPSDGNQTKPYRAVVRYFPGDIEVVSCNPKY, encoded by the exons ATGGTTCCCGATCTTGCGACGGAAAGATCCGATCCTCCTTCACCGAAGCGTCAGAAGACGGACGAGGAAACAACCTGCTATGATGGCCGTCCCGAGGATTTCGATTCCGACGAGTGCACCGACGAGGACATGCAACTGTTCGACCAAGAGTTGGATATGATCGGCGGG GGTTTTGAAATCGACTTCAAAAAATTTCGCTACTGTTTTGGTTGGAGACCACTGGATCTGGATGATAGTACAATGGTTGATGAGCCTGAAACCAACAGAGATTTTATCGCTACGTTGGTGAACCTCGCTCTCACCAAGTACAACGCAGACAAA GGAACAAGCTTGGAACTGGGAAAGATTTTGATTGCCAACTTTCATCCATCTTGTGCCGTCACTTTCTACATCTCATTCCAAGTCAATGATCCTTCAGATGGTAATCAGACAAAACCCTATCGAGCAGTGGTTCGCTACTTCCCAGGAGACATTGAAGTTGTCTCTTGCAATCCCAAATATTGA
- the BNAANNG01190D gene encoding uncharacterized protein BNAANNG01190D encodes MVPDPAMERSDPPSPKRQKTDEETTCYDGRPEDFDSDECTDEEMQLFDQELDKIGGGYEIDFKKFRYCFGWKSLDLDDSTMVDEPETNRDFIATLANLALTKYNADKGTSLELGKILIANFHLSCGFSFYISFQVNDPSDGNQTNKPYRAVVRYFPGDIEVVSCNPKGT; translated from the exons ATGGTTCCCGATCCAGCAATGGAAAGATCCGATCCTCCTTCACCGAAGCGTCAGAAGACGGACGAGGAAACAACTTGCTATGATGGCCGTCCTGAGGATTTTGATTCTGACGAGTGCACCGACGAGGAGATGCAACTGTTCGACCAAGAGTTGGATAAGATAGGCGGG GGTTATGAAATCGACTTCAAGAAATTTCGCTATTGTTTTGGTTGGAAATCACTGGATCTGGATGATAGTACCATGGTTGATGAGCCTGAAACCAACAGAGATTTTATCGCTACGTTGGCGAACCTCGCTCTCACCAAGTACAACGCAGACAAA GGAACAAGCTTGGAACTGGGCAAGATTTTGATTGCCAATTTTCATCTATCTTGTGGATTCTCTTTCTACATCTCATTCCAAGTCAATGATCCTTCTGATGGTAATCAGACTAATAAGCCCTATCGAGCAGTGGTTCGCTACTTCCCAGGAGATATTGAAGTTGTCTCTTGTAATCCCAAAGGGACATAA
- the BNAANNG01180D gene encoding uncharacterized protein BNAANNG01180D, whose amino-acid sequence MERSDPPSPKRQKTEEEATRYNGCPDDDFDFDSDDCSDGEIELFDQELDRSGGGYEIDFKKFRYCFGWRPFHLDDVSFFSDPETNRHFIAKLVNLALDQHNKENKTSLELGKILIANFHPSCGLTFYLSFEVNDPSDGNQTKPYRAVVRYFPGDIEVVSCNPKES is encoded by the exons ATGGAAAGATCCGATCCTCCTTCACCGAAGCGTCAGAAGACGGAGGAGGAAGCCACCCGCTATAATGGCTGTCCCGATGATGATTTCGATTTCGATTCCGACGATTGCTCCGACGGGGAGATTGAGTTGTTCGACCAAGAGTTGGACAGGAGCGGCGGG GGTTATGAAATCGACTTCAAGAAATTTCGCTACTGTTTTGGTTGGAGACCATTTCATCTGGATGATGTCTCATTCTTTAGCGATCCTGAAACCAACAGACATTTCATCGCTAAGTTGGTTAACCTTGCTCTCGACCAGCACAACAAAGAAAAC aaaaCAAGCTTGGAACTGGGAAAGATTTTGATTGCCAACTTTCATCCATCTTGTGGATTGACTTTCTACCTCTCATTCGAAGTCAATGATCCTTCAGATGGTAATCAGACGAAACCCTACCGAGCTGTGGTTCGCTACTTCCCTGGAGATATTGAAGTTGTCTCTTGCAATCCCAAAGAAAGTTGA
- the LOC106422743 gene encoding coatomer subunit delta-like, whose translation MVVLAASIVGKSGKVLVSRQYVDMSRIRIEGLLAAFPKLVGMGKQHTYIETENVRYVYQPIEVLFLLLVTTKQSNILEDLDTLRMLSKLVPEYSMSLDEEGINRAAFELIFAFDEVISLGHKESVTVAQVKQYCEMESHEEKLHKLVMQSKINDTKDVMKRKANEIDKSKIEKTRGDKGGLSSMSSLSSGFNDMSMSHGPGSSFGSGSMLGMLSDVEPISTKAKDRSRSSVTAPPKSSGMKLGKSGKNQLMESLKAEGEDIIEDVKPTSQTRAAVAPPTDPFTLTVEEKLNVALRRDGGISSFDMQGTLSLQILNQDDGFVQVQIETGGNPEILFKTHPNINRELFNSENILGLKRPDQPFPTGQGGDGVGLLRWRMQRADESMVPLTINCWPSVSGNETYVSIEYEASSMFDLTNVIISVPLPALRDAPVVKQCDGDWRYDSRSSVLEWSILLIDNSNRSGSMEFVVPPVDSSVFFPISVQFAATTTYSGLKVTGMIPLRGSGGATPKFVQRTQLIAQDYQVV comes from the exons ATG GTCGTGCTAGCTGCTTCCATTGTAGGCAAGTCTGGAAAAG tgcTTGTATCCAGACAATATGTGGACATGTCTCGAATCAGAATCGAAGGTCTCCTCGCAGCTTTCCCTAAGCTTGTTGGCATGGGGAAGCAGCATACCTATATCGAGACAGAGAATGTGCGATATGTATACCAACCTATTGAAGTTCTCTTCCTGCTTCTTGTCACTACTAAGCAGAGCAACATTCTAGAAGATCTCGACACTCTCAGGATGCTCTCCAAACtt GTGCCTGAGTATTCCATGTCTTTAGATGAAGAAGGGATCAACAGGGCTGCCTTTGAGCTGATATTTGCTTTTGATGAAGTCATATCTCTTGGGCACAAGGAGAGTGTGACGGTTGCACAGGTGAAGCAGTACTGTGAGATGGAGAGTCACGAGGAGAAGTTGCATAAGCTGGTGATGCAGAGCAAGATCAATGACACTAAAGACGTGATGAAGCGTAAGGCTAATGAGATTGACAAAAGCAAG ATTGAAAAGACTAGAGGTGATAAGGGAGGATTATCGTCTATGAGTTCATTGAGTTCTGGATTCAATGACATGAGCATGTCTCATGGTCCTGGTAGTAGTTTTGGAAGTGGTTCCATGCTTGGCATGTTGTCAGATGTTGAACCTATCAGCACTAAAGCCAAAG ATCGATCAAGGTCTTCAGTTACTGCTCCTCCTAAGAGCTCTGGGATGAAACTTGGCAAGTCTGGAAAGAACCAGTTAATGGAGTCCCTTAAAGCCGAAGGCGAAGACATCATTGAAGATGTCAAGCCCACTAGCCAGACCAGAGCAGCTGTCGCACCTCCAACTGATCCTTTCACATTAACTGTTGAAGAGAAACTCAATGTGGCATTGAGACGTGATGGTGGAATCAGTAGCTTTGATATGCAGGGCACCCTGTCGCTTCAGATCCTTAACCAAGATGATGGGTTTGTCCAAGTTCAG ATTGAAACTGGTGGAAACCCTGAGATTCTTTTCAAGACCCATCCCAACATCAACAGAGAACTCTTTAACAGCGAGAATATACTAGGTCTGAAGAGACCGGATCAGCCATTTCCCACTGGCCAAGGTGGAGACGGTGTTGGTCTTCTGAGGTGGAGAATGCAAAGAGCAGACGAGTCCATGGTGCCACTAACAA TCAACTGCTGGCCTTCGGTCTCTGGAAACGAGACGTATGTCAGCATCGAGTATGAAGCCTCGTCCATGTTTGATCTAACTAATGTTATCATCTCCGTACCTCTTCCTGCTCTGAGAGATGCGCCAGTGGTTAAACAATGTGATGGGGACTGGAG GTACGACTCAAGGAGTTCTGTTCTGGAATGGTCAATACTTCTTATCGACAACTCGAACCGCAg TGGGTCAATGGAGTTTGTGGTGCCACCAGTTGATTCATCGGTGTTCTTCCCCATCTCTGTTCAGTTTGCAGCCACCACCACATACAGTGGCTTGAAG GTGACGGGAATGATTCCTCTGAGAGGCAGTGGTGGTGCGACTCCAAAGTTTGTGCAGAGGACGCAGCTGATTGCTCAGGATTACCAAGTCGTGTGA
- the LOC106422746 gene encoding type I inositol polyphosphate 5-phosphatase 10 isoform X2, which yields MSEPLYIFNKKSQSEIVVESLLSSSNLRSSMPTQQLQSLRVFVATWNVGGKSPHSGLDLDDLLHVHSEFDIYVLGFQEIVPLNAGNVLVLGDNEPAAKWLAMINQSLNKSSASSSASGGRLGPKTPSFGAGSMFFAKPSLKKISESFRTDCRRKLKICNCSSFSEEIVKKYGRESCFRCPESLVNQTDLLCDDDEEEDDDEDDEDDDEDEEGGGKVASVVSNQMMMKYGLVASKQMVGIFLTVWMRKELIQHVTHLRISCVTRGIMGCLGNKGCIAVSLQLYKTSFCFICSHLASGEREGDERRRNSDVIEILKNTTFPRICRTSFTRVPNRITKHDRVIWLGDLNYRIALSYTETKTLLDKNAWDTLLNKDQLKIERDAGRVFKGWHEGKIFFAPTYKYSYNSDAYAGDTTKEKKNKRRTPAWCDRILWHGDGIRQLSYVRGESRFSDHRPVCSVFVVNVEVCEGRTGARRQ from the exons ATGTCGGAGCCACTTTACATATTTAATAAGA AGTCTCAATCCGAAATAGTAGTTGAATCTCTGTTATCTTCAAGTAATCTCAGATCTTCAATGCCCACTCAACAACTCCAATCCTTAAG AGTCTTTGTGGCAACATGGAACGTGGGAGGGAAGTCTCCACACTCTGGTCTTGATCTTGATGATTTGCTTCACGTCCACAGCGAGTTCGATATATACGTTTTAGG ttttcagGAGATTGTTCCATTGAATGCTGGAAATGTTCTTGTCCTTGGAGACAACGAGCCTGCTGCTAAATGGTTAGCTATGATCAACCAGTCCTTGAACAAATCATCAGCATCATCATCAGCCTCTGGTGGAAGACTTGGTCCAAAAACCCCATCTTTTGGCGCTGGATCGATGTTCTTTGCAAAACCTTCTTTGAAGAAGATCAGTGAGAGTTTCAGAACAGACTGCAGGAGGAAGCTGAAGATATGTAACTGCAGCTCCTTCTCTGAAGAGATTGTGAAAAAGTACGGGAGAGAATCTTGTTTCAGGTGTCCAGAATCTCTTGTTAACCAAACTGATTTACTTTGTGATGACGACGaggaagaggatgatgatgaggatgatgaggatgatgatgaagatgaggaagGAGGAGGGAAGGTTGCTTCTGTTGTAAGCAACCAGATGATGATGAAGTATGGTCTAGTGGCATCAAAGCAAATGGTGGGAATATTCCTCACTGTGTGGATGAGAAAGGAGCTTATTCAACATGTTACTCATCTCAGAATCTCTTGTGTCACCCGTGGAATCATGGGTTGCTTAGGAAACAAG GGATGCATAGCTGTGAGTTTGCAGCTCTACAAGACGAGCTTCTGCTTCATTTGTAGTCATCTAGCTTCCGGTgagagagaaggagatgaaCGCCGCAGAAACTCAGATGTGATTGAGATTCTCAAGAACACAACTTTCCCTAGAATCTGCAGAACGTCTTTCACCCGTGTCCCCAATAGAATCACTAAGCATGA TCGGGTCATCTGGCTAGGAGATTTGAACTATAGAATAGCTTTAAGTTACACAGAAACAAAGACACTCTTGGATAAAAACGCTTGGGACACTCTTCTTAACAAAGATCAG CTCAAGATTGAAAGAGACGCAGGAAGAGTGTTTAAAGGATGGCACGAAGGCAAAATCTTCTTTGCACCAACTTATAAGTACTCTTATAACTCAGATGCTTACGCAGGAGACACTactaaagagaaaaagaacaaGAGAAGAACTCCCGCCTG GTGTGACAGGATTCTTTGGCACGGTGATGGAATCAGGCAGCTCTCGTACGTCCGCGGCGAGTCGCGATTCTCCGATCACCGGCCGGTATGCTCCGTGTTTGTCGTCAACGTTGAGGTTTGCGAGGGTAGAACCGGAGCTAGGAGACAATAG
- the LOC106422746 gene encoding type I inositol polyphosphate 5-phosphatase 10 isoform X1, with amino-acid sequence MCVCTLSMCSFRIFLDFVLIFAESQSEIVVESLLSSSNLRSSMPTQQLQSLRVFVATWNVGGKSPHSGLDLDDLLHVHSEFDIYVLGFQEIVPLNAGNVLVLGDNEPAAKWLAMINQSLNKSSASSSASGGRLGPKTPSFGAGSMFFAKPSLKKISESFRTDCRRKLKICNCSSFSEEIVKKYGRESCFRCPESLVNQTDLLCDDDEEEDDDEDDEDDDEDEEGGGKVASVVSNQMMMKYGLVASKQMVGIFLTVWMRKELIQHVTHLRISCVTRGIMGCLGNKGCIAVSLQLYKTSFCFICSHLASGEREGDERRRNSDVIEILKNTTFPRICRTSFTRVPNRITKHDRVIWLGDLNYRIALSYTETKTLLDKNAWDTLLNKDQLKIERDAGRVFKGWHEGKIFFAPTYKYSYNSDAYAGDTTKEKKNKRRTPAWCDRILWHGDGIRQLSYVRGESRFSDHRPVCSVFVVNVEVCEGRTGARRQ; translated from the exons atgtgtgtttgtACTTTGTCTATGTGTAGCTTCAGAATATTTTTAgactttgttttaatttttgcaGAGTCTCAATCCGAAATAGTAGTTGAATCTCTGTTATCTTCAAGTAATCTCAGATCTTCAATGCCCACTCAACAACTCCAATCCTTAAG AGTCTTTGTGGCAACATGGAACGTGGGAGGGAAGTCTCCACACTCTGGTCTTGATCTTGATGATTTGCTTCACGTCCACAGCGAGTTCGATATATACGTTTTAGG ttttcagGAGATTGTTCCATTGAATGCTGGAAATGTTCTTGTCCTTGGAGACAACGAGCCTGCTGCTAAATGGTTAGCTATGATCAACCAGTCCTTGAACAAATCATCAGCATCATCATCAGCCTCTGGTGGAAGACTTGGTCCAAAAACCCCATCTTTTGGCGCTGGATCGATGTTCTTTGCAAAACCTTCTTTGAAGAAGATCAGTGAGAGTTTCAGAACAGACTGCAGGAGGAAGCTGAAGATATGTAACTGCAGCTCCTTCTCTGAAGAGATTGTGAAAAAGTACGGGAGAGAATCTTGTTTCAGGTGTCCAGAATCTCTTGTTAACCAAACTGATTTACTTTGTGATGACGACGaggaagaggatgatgatgaggatgatgaggatgatgatgaagatgaggaagGAGGAGGGAAGGTTGCTTCTGTTGTAAGCAACCAGATGATGATGAAGTATGGTCTAGTGGCATCAAAGCAAATGGTGGGAATATTCCTCACTGTGTGGATGAGAAAGGAGCTTATTCAACATGTTACTCATCTCAGAATCTCTTGTGTCACCCGTGGAATCATGGGTTGCTTAGGAAACAAG GGATGCATAGCTGTGAGTTTGCAGCTCTACAAGACGAGCTTCTGCTTCATTTGTAGTCATCTAGCTTCCGGTgagagagaaggagatgaaCGCCGCAGAAACTCAGATGTGATTGAGATTCTCAAGAACACAACTTTCCCTAGAATCTGCAGAACGTCTTTCACCCGTGTCCCCAATAGAATCACTAAGCATGA TCGGGTCATCTGGCTAGGAGATTTGAACTATAGAATAGCTTTAAGTTACACAGAAACAAAGACACTCTTGGATAAAAACGCTTGGGACACTCTTCTTAACAAAGATCAG CTCAAGATTGAAAGAGACGCAGGAAGAGTGTTTAAAGGATGGCACGAAGGCAAAATCTTCTTTGCACCAACTTATAAGTACTCTTATAACTCAGATGCTTACGCAGGAGACACTactaaagagaaaaagaacaaGAGAAGAACTCCCGCCTG GTGTGACAGGATTCTTTGGCACGGTGATGGAATCAGGCAGCTCTCGTACGTCCGCGGCGAGTCGCGATTCTCCGATCACCGGCCGGTATGCTCCGTGTTTGTCGTCAACGTTGAGGTTTGCGAGGGTAGAACCGGAGCTAGGAGACAATAG
- the LOC106422742 gene encoding histone-lysine N-methyltransferase, H3 lysine-9 specific SUVH1-like, which produces MEESFRSYTDKTSVYDIKPLRTLKPVFPSGNQAPPPFVCSPPFGPFPPGFSPFYPFTSSQPHTHNNSNPSSVTPLRSFRSDAEPTPKRKTPKKLVRPDNVNFESGITSPERENGNRNLVTSVLTRYEALRRRFSQLEDAREAVTGTNKRADLKAGSTCMSRGVRTNTKKRPGIVPGVEIGDIFFFRFEMCLVGLHSPSMAGIDYLLLKGDTEEEDTITIATSIVSSGYYDNEEGDPDVLVYTGQGGGNADKEKQTSDQKLERGNLALEKSLVRNSPVRVIRGLKEASPSVKIYLYDGLYEVKESWSEKGKWGHSTFKYKLVRAPGQPPAFATWIGIQKWKGGLTSREGLILADLSAGVESIGVSLVNEVDDENGPAYFTYSAKVTYSESFKLTQPSTGCCDCSSSCKPGSLNCRCVRRNGGDYPYCGNGVLVSRKGMVYECSSSCPCLVCKLKVTQMGVKVKLEVFKTVDRGWGLRSWDPIRAGSFICIYAGEAKEKEQTMENDDYAFDTTRVYTAFKWNYERGLADEVDSEEVSEEPEMPLPLVISGKDVGNVARFMNHSCSPNVFWQPVSYEDNGQLFLHVAFFAVSHIPPMTELTYDYGVTRPSEAHNDNTLHGMKNCFCGSEYCRGSFG; this is translated from the coding sequence ATGGAAGAGAGTTTCAGAAGCTACACTGATAAGACGAGTGTGTACGATATCAAACCATTACGCACACTTAAACCCGTTTTCCCCAGCGGGAACCAAGCTCCACCACCTTTTGTCTGCTCACCTCCTTTCGGTCCGTTCCCTCCTGGCTTCTCCCCTTTCTATCCCTTCACCTCCTCTCAACCACACACTCATAACAACTCAAACCCTTCCTCTGTCACTCCTCTAAGATCATTCAGGTCTGACGCGGAGCCAACTCCGAAGAGAAAGACTCCGAAAAAGCTTGTTCGTCCTGATAATGTAAACTTCGAGAGCGGGATCACCTCTCCCGAAAGAGAGAACGGGAACAGGAACCTAGTCACGAGCGTTCTCACGCGCTACGAGGCCTTGAGAAGAAGGTTCTCACAGCTGGAGGACGCGAGAGAAGCTGTAACCGGAACCAACAAACGCGCCGATTTAAAAGCGGGGTCCACTTGCATGAGCCGTGGCGTACGCACAAACACCAAGAAACGACCTGGTATAGTCCCCGGCGTTGAGATCGGTGACATATTCTTCTTCAGGTTCGAGATGTGTTTGGTCGGGCTACATTCTCCATCGATGGCTGGCATCGACTATCTTCTCCTCAAGGGAGatacagaagaagaagataccaTCACTATCGCAACTAGCATCGTCTCGTCTGGTTACTACGATAACGAAGAAGGTGATCCGGATGTTTTGGTTTACACCGGTCAGGGCGGTGGTAACGCTGATAAAGAGAAGCAGACCTCTGATCAAAAGCTTGAAAGAGGTAATTTAGCGTTGGAGAAGAGCCTGGTTAGGAACAGTCCGGTTCGGGTCATAAGAGGGTTGAAAGAGGCGTCTCCTAGTGTTAAAATCTATCTTTACGATGGGCTCTACGAGGTGAAAGAGTCTTGGTCTGAGAAAGGGAAGTGGGGACACAGCACTTTTAAGTATAAGCTAGTGAGAGCTCCTGGTCAGCCTCCCGCTTTCGCCACGTGGATAGGGATACAAAAGTGGAAAGGTGGGTTGACTTCGAGGGAAGGGCTTATACTCGCTGATCTCTCTGCAGGTGTTGAAAGCATTGGTGTGTCGCTTGTGAACGAAGTTGATGACGAGAACGGTCCTGCTTATTTCACTTACTCCGCAAAGGTGACTTACTCGGAGTCTTTTAAGCTGACGCAGCCTTCTACTGGATGTTGTGACTGTAGCAGCTCGTGCAAGCCGGGGAGCTTGAACTGTCGCTGCGTGAGGAGAAACGGAGGTGATTATCCTTACTGTGGGAATGGAGTTTTGGTTAGCCGCAAGGGTATGGTGTATGAATGCAGCTCGTCTTGTCCGTGCTTGGTTTGCAAACTCAAGGTGACTCAAATGGGAGTCAAAGTGAAACTTGAAGTGTTCAAGACGGTGGATAGAGGATGGGGGTTGAGGTCGTGGGATCCTATCCGTGCTGGTTCCTTTATATGTATATACGCAGGTGAGGCCAAAGAGAAGGAGCAAACTATGGAGAATGATGATTACGCTTTTGATACGACTCGTGTGTATACCGCTTTTAAATGGAACTATGAGCGTGGTTTAGCGGATGAGGTTGATTCTGAAGAGGTGTCTGAAGAACCTGAAATGCCGTTGCCTTTGGTAATCAGTGGTAAGGATGTTGGGAACGTTGCACGGTTCATGAACCATAGTTGCTCACCTAATGTTTTCTGGCAGCCGGTTAGTTATGAAGATAATGGTCAGCTCTTCTTGCATGTTGCTTTCTTTGCCGTTTCTCATATTCCTCCCATGACTGAGTTGACTTATGACTATGGAGTTACTCGACCAAGCGAAGCTCACAATGACAATACTTTGCATGGCATGAAGAATTGCTTTTGTGGATCAGAGTATTGCCGTGGTTCATTTGGTTGA
- the LOC111203886 gene encoding protein RESTRICTED TEV MOVEMENT 2-like isoform X1 gives MAPSGEAQINFVPKSEWKDQPDATILTIDLPGFTREQVKVTFVHASKMLRVTGERPLGYRKWSCFNEMFTVPRNCLVDKIHGSFSFNTLTITMPKETITKMPNLPETPKTVAERVEKLEEKRLLEVARKKEEEAEKIKKLLEEKEGIIRKLQEEAKAKEMAEAKRLQEEAKAKEMAEAKRLQEEAKAKEMAEAKKLQEEARAKEMAEAKKLQEEAKAKEMAEAKKLQEEAKAKEMAEAKKLEEEAKAKGKLVEEATPEKSTQEKKPVDSTKSVSERVSKVVKSAEEKLGYLGEKEKKIRKGIMEKVKGKDLTSEEKKSMVNVGVATLVLFALGAYVSYTICSSSSSSSSTSSSSSSPSSSTSTKPE, from the exons ATGGCACCAAGTGGGGAAGCCCAAATAAATTTTGTCCCCAAATCTGAATGGAAAGATCAACCTGACGCCACTATTCTCACTATTGATCTTCCAG GTTTTACAAGGGAGCAAGTAAAAGTAACCTTTGTGCATGCCTCAAAGATGTTAAGAGTCACCGGAGAACGTCCCTTAGGTTATCGGAAATGGAGCTGTTTCAACGAAATGTTCACTGTTCCACGGAATTGTCTAGTGGATAAAATCCATGGGAGCTTCAGCTTCAACACCCTAACAATCACCATGCCGAAGGAGACAATTACAAAGATGCCCAACCTTCCAGAAACTCCTAAAACTGTGGCTGAGAGGGTGGAGAAGCTAGAGGAGAAGAGACTGTTGGAAGTAGCTagaaagaaggaagaagaggcTGAGAAGATCAAGAAGCTTCTTGAAGAGAAAGAGGGGATAATTAGGAAGCTGCAAGAAGAAGCTAAAGCAAAAGAGATGGCTGAGGCGAAGAGGCTGCAAGAAGAAGCTAAAGCAAAAGAGATGGCTGAGGCGAAGAGGCTGCAAGAAGAAGCTAAAGCAAAAGAGATGGCTGAGGCGAAAAAGTTGCAAGAAGAAGCTAGAGCAAAAGAGATGGCTGAGGCGAAAAAGTTGCAAGAAGAAGCTAAAGCAAAAGAGATGGCAGAAGCAAAGAAGCTTCAAGAAGAGGCTAAAGCAAAAGAGATGGCTGAGGCAAAGAAActtgaagaagaagctaaagCAAAAGGGAAGCTTGTGGAAGAAGCTACACCAGAGAAGAGCACCCAGGAGAAGAAGCCTGTGGACTCTACCAAATCTGTGTCTGAAAGAGTAAGCAAGGTTGTGAAATCAGCAGAAGAGAAACTAGGTTATTTGGGGgagaaggaaaagaaaataaggAAAGGGATAATGGAGAAAGTAAAGGGAAAAGATTTAACAAGCGAAGAGAAGAAGTCAATGGTGAATGTAGGAGTGGCTACCTTGGTTCTGTTTGCTCTTGGAGCTTACGTTTCCTACACCATTTGctcatcttcctcctcttcatcttctacatcttcatcttcttcgtctccttcttcatcaacttcTACAAAACCAGAATGA
- the LOC111203886 gene encoding protein RESTRICTED TEV MOVEMENT 2-like isoform X2, with amino-acid sequence MAPSGEAQINFVPKSEWKDQPDATILTIDLPGFTREQVKVTFVHASKMLRVTGERPLGYRKWSCFNEMFTVPRNCLVDKIHGSFSFNTLTITMPKETITKMPNLPETPKTVAERVEKLEEKRLLEVARKKEEEAEKIKKLLEEKEGIIRKLQEEAKAKEMAEAKRLQEEAKAKEMAEAKKLQEEARAKEMAEAKKLQEEAKAKEMAEAKKLQEEAKAKEMAEAKKLEEEAKAKGKLVEEATPEKSTQEKKPVDSTKSVSERVSKVVKSAEEKLGYLGEKEKKIRKGIMEKVKGKDLTSEEKKSMVNVGVATLVLFALGAYVSYTICSSSSSSSSTSSSSSSPSSSTSTKPE; translated from the exons ATGGCACCAAGTGGGGAAGCCCAAATAAATTTTGTCCCCAAATCTGAATGGAAAGATCAACCTGACGCCACTATTCTCACTATTGATCTTCCAG GTTTTACAAGGGAGCAAGTAAAAGTAACCTTTGTGCATGCCTCAAAGATGTTAAGAGTCACCGGAGAACGTCCCTTAGGTTATCGGAAATGGAGCTGTTTCAACGAAATGTTCACTGTTCCACGGAATTGTCTAGTGGATAAAATCCATGGGAGCTTCAGCTTCAACACCCTAACAATCACCATGCCGAAGGAGACAATTACAAAGATGCCCAACCTTCCAGAAACTCCTAAAACTGTGGCTGAGAGGGTGGAGAAGCTAGAGGAGAAGAGACTGTTGGAAGTAGCTagaaagaaggaagaagaggcTGAGAAGATCAAGAAGCTTCTTGAAGAGAAAGAGGGGATAATTAGGAA GCTGCAAGAAGAAGCTAAAGCAAAAGAGATGGCTGAGGCGAAGAGGCTGCAAGAAGAAGCTAAAGCAAAAGAGATGGCTGAGGCGAAAAAGTTGCAAGAAGAAGCTAGAGCAAAAGAGATGGCTGAGGCGAAAAAGTTGCAAGAAGAAGCTAAAGCAAAAGAGATGGCAGAAGCAAAGAAGCTTCAAGAAGAGGCTAAAGCAAAAGAGATGGCTGAGGCAAAGAAActtgaagaagaagctaaagCAAAAGGGAAGCTTGTGGAAGAAGCTACACCAGAGAAGAGCACCCAGGAGAAGAAGCCTGTGGACTCTACCAAATCTGTGTCTGAAAGAGTAAGCAAGGTTGTGAAATCAGCAGAAGAGAAACTAGGTTATTTGGGGgagaaggaaaagaaaataaggAAAGGGATAATGGAGAAAGTAAAGGGAAAAGATTTAACAAGCGAAGAGAAGAAGTCAATGGTGAATGTAGGAGTGGCTACCTTGGTTCTGTTTGCTCTTGGAGCTTACGTTTCCTACACCATTTGctcatcttcctcctcttcatcttctacatcttcatcttcttcgtctccttcttcatcaacttcTACAAAACCAGAATGA
- the LOC106453361 gene encoding uncharacterized protein LOC106453361 has protein sequence MATVEAILNLLFHSSTKVTTEPYLHHLFLDLPPSTIYTDVLRSFTTKLDTHEPPPHESSNNKEMRTAFSLPAGRTAKSYIASGAGLGRGLGTAGYGGLTRKDPPEIETAAGRATAGRVVPIAIPIPF, from the exons ATGGCGACTGTGGAGGCAATTCTGAACCTTCTCTTCCACTCGTCGACTAAGGTCACCACTGAGCCTTATCTTCATCACCTCTTCCTCGATCTACCACCATCTACCATCTATACAG ATGTGCTGAGAAGCTTTACTACAAAATTAGACACACATGAACCACCACCACACGAGTCAAGCAACAACAAAGAAATGAGGACAGCATTTTCACTACCCGCGGGCCGGACCGCAAAGTCCTATATAGCAAGCGGGGCGGGTTTGGGTAGAGGTTTGGGAACCGCGGGTTATGGCGGGCTGACCCGCAAAGATCCGCCAGAGATAGAGACCGCAGCGGGGCGGGCCACGGCGGGGCGGGTTGTCCCAATTGCCATTCCTATACCTTTTTAA